From one Lycium ferocissimum isolate CSIRO_LF1 chromosome 5, AGI_CSIRO_Lferr_CH_V1, whole genome shotgun sequence genomic stretch:
- the LOC132057025 gene encoding E3 ubiquitin-protein ligase HAKAI homolog: protein MLQIRLSKPASENGGGAKSLPPDTVTVACPDHLVLADLPVAKSLGSVNAASLLKTVGRRSRRQLGERVHFCVRCDFPIAIYGRLSPCDHAFCLDCSRSDSLCYLCDERIQKIQTIKLMEGIYICAAPHCLKSFLKKSEFESHIHENHSDLLHQTAEKDGNASESACARKPAASESTVQAPPRPLFSPSSGSQVHDREDKAHHSQTRDQQPPRPVMQPKPPPFTGSIQNHQLEQSDSNPPPGFERPGMQNRLPQQGFDTQVHFPDKQQGIMGGSPFPEYPMQMPQPHGFAVPMNSNPGLAPQFGYNQFAPDGAQPFYSAASTPEMGGSEQGSLLGFPPGAAGNMNFPENYPRQWNMGPAAGQPPPDGFVSGTDPQGRAVFFQGDYGRNNGVMPSNLPPPPSTNRGMEGGLSSNSMDTRDNNKGILMPPQPMSLPPPPPLPHHMSQHQRGGRHYSGDAHDGQGYRWQHEKRDSFGSNQD from the exons ATGCTTCAGATCCGGCTTAGCAAGCCAGCCAGTGAGAATGGCGGAGGCGCTAAGTCTTTGCCTCCTGACACTGTTACAGTTGCTTGTCCTGATCACCTTGTTTTAGCTGATCTTCCTGTAGCCAAGAGCCTTGGTTCAGTAAATGCTGCATCTTTGCTCAAGACTGTTGGCCGTAGGTCCCGGCGCCAGCTTGGTGAACGAGTACATTTTTGTGTCCGCTGTGACTTTCCAATTGCTATTTATGGACGTCTG agcCCATGTGATCATGCCTTCTGTTTAGATTGTTCCAGGAGTGATTCTCTCTGCTACCT CTGTGATGAACGAATTCAGAAGATTCAGACAATTAAATTGATGGAAGGGATCTACATCTGTGCAGCTCCGCATTGTCTCAAGTCCTTTCTGAAGAAGTCTGAATTTGAATCTCATATTCATGAGAACCACAGTGATCTCCTTCATCAAACTGCAGAAAAAGATGGAAATGCTTCGGAATCTGCTTGTGCTAGAAAACCTGCAGCATCTGAGTCTACAGTGCAAGCACCACCTAGGCCTTTATTTTCCCCTAGTTCAGGTTCTCAGGTACATGATCGTGAAGACAAAGCTCATCATTCTCAAACTAGAGATCAACAGCCTCCTAGGCCTGTTATGCAACCAAAGCCGCCACCATTCACCGGGTCAATCCAAAATCATCAACTAGAGCAATCTGATAGTAATCCCCCTCCAGGCTTTGAAAGGCCTGGCATGCAAAACCGGTTACCTCAGCAAGGTTTTGACACGCAGGTTCACTTTCCGGACAAGCAACAAGGGATTATGGGAGGTTCCCCTTTTCCTGAATATCCTATGCAGATGCCACAACCTCACGGCTTTGCTGTGCCGATGAATTCGAATCCAGGTTTGGCTCCTCAATTTGGTTATAATCAGTTTGCACCTGATGGAGCCCAACCATTTTATAGTGCTGCTTCAACTCCTGAAATGGGAGGATCAGAACAAGGGTCCTTGCTAGGTTTTCCACCTGGTGCTGCAGGAAATATGAATTTCCCAGAAAATTACCCTCGGCAATGGAATATGGGGCCCGCTGCAGGTCAACCTCCTCCGGATGGTTTCGTAAGCGGTACTGATCCTCAAGGAAGAGCGGTCTTTTTCCAAGGAGACTATGGAAGGAACAACGGTGTAATGCCCTCGAACCTGCCACCTCCGCCTTCAACCAACAGAGGAATGGAAGGTGGACTGAGTAGTAATTCAATGGACACCAGAGATAATAATAAGGGTATATTGATGCCGCCACAACCTATGTCCCTCCCACCACCCCCACCTTTACCTCATCACATGTCACAACACCAGAGAGGGGGGAGACACTACTCGGGTGATGCACATGATGGACAGGGCTATCGTTGGCAACATGAAAAGCGTGATAGTTTCGGAAGCAACCAGGACTAG
- the LOC132057027 gene encoding reticulon-like protein B12 yields the protein MGPSDKLFNRQRSLHQILGGGFVADVVLWRRKDVTVGILVVTLFAWVVFERSGYTLLSLVSSVFFLLFTILFLWAKSAAILNRPAPPLPHLHLSEEMVNEASCLIRNHINMLLSVSEDIALGKDTNMFVKVSTGLILVSVIGGLTDFLTLGYTSLLIVLTVPALYEKYEDQVDACVLMAYRKLWQLYHKFDAVCVSKVQRLSLEKKKLS from the exons ATGGGTCCATCAGATAAGTTGTTTAACAGACAAAGAAGTCTTCATCAGATCCTTGGAGGAGGTTTTG TTGCTGATGTTGTTCTATGGAGGCGAAAAGACGTGACAGTGGGAATTCTTGTAGTAACATTGTTTGCTTGGGTAGTGTTTGAGAGATCTGGTTATACACTTTTATCATTAGTCTCAAGTGTTTTCTTTCTGCTGTTCACCATTTTGTTTCTATGGGCTAAATCAGCTGCAATTCTTAACAG ACCAGCTCCACCTCTGCCACATCTGCATCTCTCTGAAGAAATGGTAAACGAAGCTTCTTGTTTAATCCGCAATCACATCAACATGTTATTGTCGGTTTCTGAGGATATTGCCCTTGGTAAGGACACAAATATGTTTGTTAAGGTCTCTACGGGGCTGATTCTGGTATCTGTCATTGGTGGCTTGACCGATTTCCTCACATTGGGCTACACTA GCCTTCTGATTGTTCTTACAGTTCCTGCGCTCTATGAGAAGTATGAAGACCAAGTTGATGCATGTGTGTTAATGGCATACAGGAAATTGTGGCAGTTGTATCATAAATTTGATGCAGTGTGTGTTAGCAAGGTTCAAAGATTGAgtttggaaaagaagaaattaagctaa